A region of Ursus arctos isolate Adak ecotype North America unplaced genomic scaffold, UrsArc2.0 scaffold_31, whole genome shotgun sequence DNA encodes the following proteins:
- the BAG6 gene encoding large proline-rich protein BAG6 isoform X16, with protein sequence MTLVSSFLPSRLPSLTGPPLLELSAMEPGDSTSTTTSMEEPDSLEVLVKTLDSQTRTFIVGAQMNVKEFKEHIAASVSIPSEKQRLIYQGRVLQDDKKLQEYNVGGKVIHLVERAPPQTQLPSGASSGIGSASATHGGGPPPGTRGPGTSVHDRNANSYVMVGTFNLPSDGSAVDVHINMEQAPIQSEPRVRLVMAQHMIRDIQTLLSRMECRGGPQAQHSQPPPQTPTMAPEPAALSSPTSEAVESEVPPREPMEAEEVEERAPAQSPELTPSGPAPVGPAPAPETNAPNHPSPAEYVEVLQELQRLESRLQPFLQRYYEVLGAAATTDYNNNQEGREEDQRLINLVGESLRLLGNTFVALSDLRCNLACAPPRHLHVVRPMSHYTTPMVLQQAAIPIQINVGTTVTMTGNGTRPPPAANAEAAPPGPGQASSLAPTSATVESSTEGVPPPGPAPPPTTSHPRVIRISHQSVEPVVMMHMNIQDSGTQPGGVPSAPTGPLGPPGHGQTLGSTLIQLPSLPPEFMHAVAHQITHQAMVAAVASAAAGQQVPGFPTAPTRVVIARPTPPQARPSHPGGPPVSGTLQGAGLGTNASLAQMVSGLVGQLLMQPVLVAQGTPGMAPPPAPATASASAGTTNTATTAGPAPGGPAQPPPPQPSAADLQFSQLLGNLLGPAGPGAGGPGMASPTITVAMPGVPAFLQGMTDFLQATQTAPPPPPPPPPPPPAPEQQTMPPPGSPSGGAGSPGGLGLESLSPEFFTSVVQGVLNSLLGSLGARAGSSESIAAFIQRLSGSSNIFEPGADGALGFFGALLSLLCQNFSMVDVVMLLHGHFQPLQRLQPQLRSFFHQHYLGGQEPTPGNIRTATHTLITGLEEYVRESFSLVQVQPGVDIIRTNLEFLQEQFNSIAAHVLHCTDSGFGARLLELCNQGLFECLALNLHCLGGQQMELAAVINGRIRRMSRGVNPSLVSWLTTMMGLRLQVVLEHMPVGPDAILRYVRRVGDPPQPLPEEPMEVQGSERTSPEPQRENASPAPGTTAEEAMSRGPPPPEGGGSREEQDGASAETEPWAAAVPPEWVPIIQQDIQSQRKVKPQPPLSDAYLSGMPAKRRKLRADIQKRLQEDPNYSPQRFPNAHRAFADDP encoded by the exons AGAGCTGTCGGCCATGGAGCCCGGTGATAGTACCAGTACCACTACCAGTATGGAGGAGCCTGACAGCCTGGAGGTGCTGGTGAAGACCTTGGACTCTCAGACTCGGACCTTTATTGTGGGGGCCCAG ATGAATGTAAAGGAGTTTAAAGAGCACATTGCTGCCTCTGTCAGCATTCCTTCTGAGAAACAACGGCTCATTTACCAGGGACGAGTTCTGCAGGATGATAAGAAGCTCCAGGAATACA atgTTGGGGGAAAGGTTATTCACCTGGTGGAACGGGCTCCTCCTCAGACTCAGCTCCCTTCTGGAGCATCttctgggatagggtctgcctcAGCCACCCATGGTGGAGGACCTCCACCTGGTACTCGGGGGCCTGGGACCTCTGTTCATGACCGGAATGCCAACAGCTATGTCATGGTTGGAACCTTCAACCTTCCT AGTGACGGCTCTGCTGTGGATGTTCACATCAACATGGAACAGGCCCCGATTCAG AGTGAGCCCCGAGTCCGGCTGGTGATGGCTCAGCACATGATCAGGGATATACAGACCTTACTATCCCGGATGGAG TGTCGAGGGGGACCCCAAGCACAGCACAGTCAGCCGCCCCCACAGACGCCGACTATGGCCCCGGAGCCTGCAGCCTTGAGCTCTCCGACATCAGAAGCAGTCGAAAGCGAAGTGCCGCCTCGGGAGCCCATGGAGGCAGAAGAAGTGGAGGAGCgtgccccagcccagagcccagaactCACCCCTTCTGGCCCAGCCCCTGTGGGCCCGGCACCTGCCCCAGAGACAAATGCACCCAA CCATCCTTCCCCTGCGGAGTACGTCGAAGTGCTCCAGGAGCTCCAGCGGCTGGAGAGCCGCCTTCAGCCCTTCCTGCAGCGCTACTACGAGGTTCTGGGTGCCGCTGCCACCACGGACTACAACAACAAC CAAGAGGGCCGCGAAGAGGACCAGCGCTTGATCAACTTGGTGGGGGAGAGCCTGCGGCTGCTGGGCAACACCTTCGTGGCCCTTTCTGACCTGCGCTGCAATCTGGCCTGTGCGCCCCCACGACACCTGCACGTGGTCCGGCCCATGTCTCACTACACCACCCCCATGGTGCTTCAGCAGGCAGCCATCCCCATCCAG atcaACGTGGGCACCACTGTGACCATGACGGGGAACGGGACTCGGCCCCCCCCGGCTGCCAATGCGGAGGCAGCTCCCCCTGGTCCTGGGCAGGCCTCGTCCCTGGCTCCCACTTCTGCCACGGTTGAGTCCTCCACCGAGGGGGTTCCTCCGCCAGGGCCGGCTCCCCCCCCGACCACCAGCCACCCGAGGGTCATCCGGATTTCCCACCAGAGCGTGGAACCCGTGGTCATGATGCACATGAACATCCAAG ATTCTGGCACACAGCCCGGTGGAGTTCCGAGTGCTCCCACTGGCCCCCTAGGACCCCCTGGTCATGGCCAGACCCTGG GCTCCACCCTCATCcagctgccctccctgccccctgagtTCATGCACGCCGTCGCCCACCAGATCACTCATCAGGCCATGGTGGCAGCTGTTGCCTCCGCGGCCGCAG GACAGCAGGTGCCAGGCTTCCCGACAGCTCCGACTCGGGTGGTGATCGCCCGGCCCACCCCTCCACAGGCTCGGCCTTCCCATCCTGGAGGGCCTCCTGTCTCGGGTACTCTA CAGGGCGCCGGGCTGGGCACCAATGCCTCTTTGGCCCAGATGGTGAGCGGCCTTGTGGGGCAGCTTCTGATGCAGCCCGTTCTGGTGG CTCAGGGGACCCCAGGAATGGCTCCACCTCCGGCCCCTGCCACTGCTTCAGCCAGTGCCGGCACCACCAACACAGCTACCACAGCCGGCCCCGCTCCCGGGGGGCCCGCCCAGCCTCCACCCCCTCAGCCCTCCGCGGCCGACCTGCAATTCTCTCAGCTCCTGGGGAACCTGCTGGGGCCGGCAGGGCCCGGGGCCGGAGGGCCTGGCATGGCTTCTCCCACCATCACCGTGGCGATGCCTGGCGTCCCCGCCTTTCTGCAGGGCATGACTGACTTTCTGCAG GCAACACAGACGGCGCCTCCGCCCCctccgccgcccccgcccccgcccccggcccccgagCAGCAGACCATGCCCCCACCGGGGTCCCCTTCTGGTGGCGCAGGGAGTCCTGGAGGCCTGGGTCTTGAGAGCCTTTCACCGGAGTTTTTTACCTCCGTGGTGCAGGGTGTGCTGAACTCCCTGCTGGGCTCCCTGGGGGCTCGGGCTGGCAGCAGCGAGAGTATCGCCGCTTTCATACAGCGCCTCAGTGGATCCAGCAACATCTTCGAGCCTGGAGCTGATGGGGCCCTCG GATTCTTTGGGGCTCTGCTCTCTCTTCTGTGCCAGAACTTTTCCATGGTGGACGTGGTGATGCTCCTTCACGGCCATTTCCAGCCACTGCAACGGCTCCAGCCCCAGCTGCGATCCTTTTTCCACCAGCACTACCTGGGCGGCCAAGAGCCCACACCTGGTAACATACGG ACGGCAACGCACACATTGATCACGGGGCTGGAAGAATATGTGCGGGAGAGTTTT TCTTTGGTGCAGGTTCAGCCCGGCGTGGACATCATCCGGACGAACCTGGAATTTCTCCAAGAGCAGTTCAACAGCATTGCTGCGCACGTGCTGCACTGCACAG ACAGTGGATTTGGGGCCCGTTTGTTGGAGTTGTGTAACCAGGGCCTGTTTGAATGCCTGGCCCTCAACCTGCACTGCTTGGGGGGACAGCAGATGGAACTTGCTGCAGTCATCAATGGCCGAATT CGTCGCATGTCTCGTGGGGTGAACCCGTCCTTGGTGAGCTGGCTGACCACTATGATGGGACTGAGGCTTCAGGTGGTTCTGGAGCACATGCCCGTGGGCCCTGATGCCATCCTCAGATACGTTCGCAGGGTCGGTGATCCCCCCCAG CCACTTCCTGAGGAGCCAATGGAAGTTCAGGGATCAGAGAGAACTTCCCCTGAGCCTCAG CGGGAGAATGCTTCCCCGGCCCCGGGCACGACGGCAGAAGAGGCCATGTCCCGAGGGCCACCTCCTCCCGAGGGCGGCGGCTCCCGTGAAGAACAGGATGGAGCTTCGGCTGAGACAGAGCCTTGGGCAGCTGCAGTCCCCCCA GAGTGGGTCCCGATTATCCAGCAGGATATTCAGAGCCAGCGGAAGGTGAAGCCGCAGCCCCCCCTGAGCGACGCCTACCTCAGTGGTATGCCCGCCAAGAGACGTAAG ctccgGGCTGATATACAAAAGCGACTGCAGGAAGACCCCAACTACAGCCCCCAGCGCTTCCCTAATGCCCACCGGGCCTTTGCTGACGATCCCTAG
- the BAG6 gene encoding large proline-rich protein BAG6 isoform X3 has translation MTLVSSFLPSRLPSLTGPPLLELSAMEPGDSTSTTTSMEEPDSLEVLVKTLDSQTRTFIVGAQMNVKEFKEHIAASVSIPSEKQRLIYQGRVLQDDKKLQEYNVGGKVIHLVERAPPQTQLPSGASSGIGSASATHGGGPPPGTRGPGTSVHDRNANSYVMVGTFNLPSDGSAVDVHINMEQAPIQSEPRVRLVMAQHMIRDIQTLLSRMECRGGPQAQHSQPPPQTPTMAPEPAALSSPTSEAVESEVPPREPMEAEEVEERAPAQSPELTPSGPAPVGPAPAPETNAPNHPSPAEYVEVLQELQRLESRLQPFLQRYYEVLGAAATTDYNNNQEGREEDQRLINLVGESLRLLGNTFVALSDLRCNLACAPPRHLHVVRPMSHYTTPMVLQQAAIPIQINVGTTVTMTGNGTRPPPAANAEAAPPGPGQASSLAPTSATVESSTEGVPPPGPAPPPTTSHPRVIRISHQSVEPVVMMHMNIQDSGTQPGGVPSAPTGPLGPPGHGQTLGSTLIQLPSLPPEFMHAVAHQITHQAMVAAVASAAAGQQVPGFPTAPTRVVIARPTPPQARPSHPGGPPVSGTLQGAGLGTNASLAQMVSGLVGQLLMQPVLVAQGTPGMAPPPAPATASASAGTTNTATTAGPAPGGPAQPPPPQPSAADLQFSQLLGNLLGPAGPGAGGPGMASPTITVAMPGVPAFLQGMTDFLQATQTAPPPPPPPPPPPPAPEQQTMPPPGSPSGGAGSPGGLGLESLSPEFFTSVVQGVLNSLLGSLGARAGSSESIAAFIQRLSGSSNIFEPGADGALGFFGALLSLLCQNFSMVDVVMLLHGHFQPLQRLQPQLRSFFHQHYLGGQEPTPGNIRTATHTLITGLEEYVRESFSLVQVQPGVDIIRTNLEFLQEQFNSIAAHVLHCTDSGFGARLLELCNQGLFECLALNLHCLGGQQMELAAVINGRIRRMSRGVNPSLVSWLTTMMGLRLQVVLEHMPVGPDAILRYVRRVGDPPQPLPEEPMEVQGSERTSPEPQRENASPAPGTTAEEAMSRGPPPPEGGGSREEQDGASAETEPWAAAVPPEWVPIIQQDIQSQRKVKPQPPLSDAYLSGMPAKRRKTMQGEGPQLLLSEAVSRAAKAAGARPLTSPESLSRDLEAPEVQESYRQQLRADIQKRLQEDPNYSPQRFPNAHRAFADDP, from the exons AGAGCTGTCGGCCATGGAGCCCGGTGATAGTACCAGTACCACTACCAGTATGGAGGAGCCTGACAGCCTGGAGGTGCTGGTGAAGACCTTGGACTCTCAGACTCGGACCTTTATTGTGGGGGCCCAG ATGAATGTAAAGGAGTTTAAAGAGCACATTGCTGCCTCTGTCAGCATTCCTTCTGAGAAACAACGGCTCATTTACCAGGGACGAGTTCTGCAGGATGATAAGAAGCTCCAGGAATACA atgTTGGGGGAAAGGTTATTCACCTGGTGGAACGGGCTCCTCCTCAGACTCAGCTCCCTTCTGGAGCATCttctgggatagggtctgcctcAGCCACCCATGGTGGAGGACCTCCACCTGGTACTCGGGGGCCTGGGACCTCTGTTCATGACCGGAATGCCAACAGCTATGTCATGGTTGGAACCTTCAACCTTCCT AGTGACGGCTCTGCTGTGGATGTTCACATCAACATGGAACAGGCCCCGATTCAG AGTGAGCCCCGAGTCCGGCTGGTGATGGCTCAGCACATGATCAGGGATATACAGACCTTACTATCCCGGATGGAG TGTCGAGGGGGACCCCAAGCACAGCACAGTCAGCCGCCCCCACAGACGCCGACTATGGCCCCGGAGCCTGCAGCCTTGAGCTCTCCGACATCAGAAGCAGTCGAAAGCGAAGTGCCGCCTCGGGAGCCCATGGAGGCAGAAGAAGTGGAGGAGCgtgccccagcccagagcccagaactCACCCCTTCTGGCCCAGCCCCTGTGGGCCCGGCACCTGCCCCAGAGACAAATGCACCCAA CCATCCTTCCCCTGCGGAGTACGTCGAAGTGCTCCAGGAGCTCCAGCGGCTGGAGAGCCGCCTTCAGCCCTTCCTGCAGCGCTACTACGAGGTTCTGGGTGCCGCTGCCACCACGGACTACAACAACAAC CAAGAGGGCCGCGAAGAGGACCAGCGCTTGATCAACTTGGTGGGGGAGAGCCTGCGGCTGCTGGGCAACACCTTCGTGGCCCTTTCTGACCTGCGCTGCAATCTGGCCTGTGCGCCCCCACGACACCTGCACGTGGTCCGGCCCATGTCTCACTACACCACCCCCATGGTGCTTCAGCAGGCAGCCATCCCCATCCAG atcaACGTGGGCACCACTGTGACCATGACGGGGAACGGGACTCGGCCCCCCCCGGCTGCCAATGCGGAGGCAGCTCCCCCTGGTCCTGGGCAGGCCTCGTCCCTGGCTCCCACTTCTGCCACGGTTGAGTCCTCCACCGAGGGGGTTCCTCCGCCAGGGCCGGCTCCCCCCCCGACCACCAGCCACCCGAGGGTCATCCGGATTTCCCACCAGAGCGTGGAACCCGTGGTCATGATGCACATGAACATCCAAG ATTCTGGCACACAGCCCGGTGGAGTTCCGAGTGCTCCCACTGGCCCCCTAGGACCCCCTGGTCATGGCCAGACCCTGG GCTCCACCCTCATCcagctgccctccctgccccctgagtTCATGCACGCCGTCGCCCACCAGATCACTCATCAGGCCATGGTGGCAGCTGTTGCCTCCGCGGCCGCAG GACAGCAGGTGCCAGGCTTCCCGACAGCTCCGACTCGGGTGGTGATCGCCCGGCCCACCCCTCCACAGGCTCGGCCTTCCCATCCTGGAGGGCCTCCTGTCTCGGGTACTCTA CAGGGCGCCGGGCTGGGCACCAATGCCTCTTTGGCCCAGATGGTGAGCGGCCTTGTGGGGCAGCTTCTGATGCAGCCCGTTCTGGTGG CTCAGGGGACCCCAGGAATGGCTCCACCTCCGGCCCCTGCCACTGCTTCAGCCAGTGCCGGCACCACCAACACAGCTACCACAGCCGGCCCCGCTCCCGGGGGGCCCGCCCAGCCTCCACCCCCTCAGCCCTCCGCGGCCGACCTGCAATTCTCTCAGCTCCTGGGGAACCTGCTGGGGCCGGCAGGGCCCGGGGCCGGAGGGCCTGGCATGGCTTCTCCCACCATCACCGTGGCGATGCCTGGCGTCCCCGCCTTTCTGCAGGGCATGACTGACTTTCTGCAG GCAACACAGACGGCGCCTCCGCCCCctccgccgcccccgcccccgcccccggcccccgagCAGCAGACCATGCCCCCACCGGGGTCCCCTTCTGGTGGCGCAGGGAGTCCTGGAGGCCTGGGTCTTGAGAGCCTTTCACCGGAGTTTTTTACCTCCGTGGTGCAGGGTGTGCTGAACTCCCTGCTGGGCTCCCTGGGGGCTCGGGCTGGCAGCAGCGAGAGTATCGCCGCTTTCATACAGCGCCTCAGTGGATCCAGCAACATCTTCGAGCCTGGAGCTGATGGGGCCCTCG GATTCTTTGGGGCTCTGCTCTCTCTTCTGTGCCAGAACTTTTCCATGGTGGACGTGGTGATGCTCCTTCACGGCCATTTCCAGCCACTGCAACGGCTCCAGCCCCAGCTGCGATCCTTTTTCCACCAGCACTACCTGGGCGGCCAAGAGCCCACACCTGGTAACATACGG ACGGCAACGCACACATTGATCACGGGGCTGGAAGAATATGTGCGGGAGAGTTTT TCTTTGGTGCAGGTTCAGCCCGGCGTGGACATCATCCGGACGAACCTGGAATTTCTCCAAGAGCAGTTCAACAGCATTGCTGCGCACGTGCTGCACTGCACAG ACAGTGGATTTGGGGCCCGTTTGTTGGAGTTGTGTAACCAGGGCCTGTTTGAATGCCTGGCCCTCAACCTGCACTGCTTGGGGGGACAGCAGATGGAACTTGCTGCAGTCATCAATGGCCGAATT CGTCGCATGTCTCGTGGGGTGAACCCGTCCTTGGTGAGCTGGCTGACCACTATGATGGGACTGAGGCTTCAGGTGGTTCTGGAGCACATGCCCGTGGGCCCTGATGCCATCCTCAGATACGTTCGCAGGGTCGGTGATCCCCCCCAG CCACTTCCTGAGGAGCCAATGGAAGTTCAGGGATCAGAGAGAACTTCCCCTGAGCCTCAG CGGGAGAATGCTTCCCCGGCCCCGGGCACGACGGCAGAAGAGGCCATGTCCCGAGGGCCACCTCCTCCCGAGGGCGGCGGCTCCCGTGAAGAACAGGATGGAGCTTCGGCTGAGACAGAGCCTTGGGCAGCTGCAGTCCCCCCA GAGTGGGTCCCGATTATCCAGCAGGATATTCAGAGCCAGCGGAAGGTGAAGCCGCAGCCCCCCCTGAGCGACGCCTACCTCAGTGGTATGCCCGCCAAGAGACGTAAG ACGATGCAGGGTGAGGGCCCCCAGCTGCTGCTCTCAGAGGCCGTGAGCCGGGCAGCTAAGGCAGCCGGAGCTCGGCCCCTGACGAGCCCCGAGAGCCTGAGCCGGGACCTGGAGGCACCAGAGGTTCAGGAGAGCTACAGGCAGCAG ctccgGGCTGATATACAAAAGCGACTGCAGGAAGACCCCAACTACAGCCCCCAGCGCTTCCCTAATGCCCACCGGGCCTTTGCTGACGATCCCTAG
- the BAG6 gene encoding large proline-rich protein BAG6 isoform X18 — MTLVSSFLPSRLPSLTGPPLLELSAMEPGDSTSTTTSMEEPDSLEVLVKTLDSQTRTFIVGAQMNVKEFKEHIAASVSIPSEKQRLIYQGRVLQDDKKLQEYNVGGKVIHLVERAPPQTQLPSGASSGIGSASATHGGGPPPGTRGPGTSVHDRNANSYVMVGTFNLPSEPRVRLVMAQHMIRDIQTLLSRMECRGGPQAQHSQPPPQTPTMAPEPAALSSPTSEAVESEVPPREPMEAEEVEERAPAQSPELTPSGPAPVGPAPAPETNAPNHPSPAEYVEVLQELQRLESRLQPFLQRYYEVLGAAATTDYNNNQEGREEDQRLINLVGESLRLLGNTFVALSDLRCNLACAPPRHLHVVRPMSHYTTPMVLQQAAIPIQINVGTTVTMTGNGTRPPPAANAEAAPPGPGQASSLAPTSATVESSTEGVPPPGPAPPPTTSHPRVIRISHQSVEPVVMMHMNIQDSGTQPGGVPSAPTGPLGPPGHGQTLGQQVPGFPTAPTRVVIARPTPPQARPSHPGGPPVSGTLQGAGLGTNASLAQMVSGLVGQLLMQPVLVAQGTPGMAPPPAPATASASAGTTNTATTAGPAPGGPAQPPPPQPSAADLQFSQLLGNLLGPAGPGAGGPGMASPTITVAMPGVPAFLQGMTDFLQATQTAPPPPPPPPPPPPAPEQQTMPPPGSPSGGAGSPGGLGLESLSPEFFTSVVQGVLNSLLGSLGARAGSSESIAAFIQRLSGSSNIFEPGADGALGFFGALLSLLCQNFSMVDVVMLLHGHFQPLQRLQPQLRSFFHQHYLGGQEPTPGNIRTATHTLITGLEEYVRESFSLVQVQPGVDIIRTNLEFLQEQFNSIAAHVLHCTDSGFGARLLELCNQGLFECLALNLHCLGGQQMELAAVINGRIRRMSRGVNPSLVSWLTTMMGLRLQVVLEHMPVGPDAILRYVRRVGDPPQPLPEEPMEVQGSERTSPEPQRENASPAPGTTAEEAMSRGPPPPEGGGSREEQDGASAETEPWAAAVPPEWVPIIQQDIQSQRKVKPQPPLSDAYLSGMPAKRRKTMQGEGPQLLLSEAVSRAAKAAGARPLTSPESLSRDLEAPEVQESYRQQLRADIQKRLQEDPNYSPQRFPNAHRAFADDP, encoded by the exons AGAGCTGTCGGCCATGGAGCCCGGTGATAGTACCAGTACCACTACCAGTATGGAGGAGCCTGACAGCCTGGAGGTGCTGGTGAAGACCTTGGACTCTCAGACTCGGACCTTTATTGTGGGGGCCCAG ATGAATGTAAAGGAGTTTAAAGAGCACATTGCTGCCTCTGTCAGCATTCCTTCTGAGAAACAACGGCTCATTTACCAGGGACGAGTTCTGCAGGATGATAAGAAGCTCCAGGAATACA atgTTGGGGGAAAGGTTATTCACCTGGTGGAACGGGCTCCTCCTCAGACTCAGCTCCCTTCTGGAGCATCttctgggatagggtctgcctcAGCCACCCATGGTGGAGGACCTCCACCTGGTACTCGGGGGCCTGGGACCTCTGTTCATGACCGGAATGCCAACAGCTATGTCATGGTTGGAACCTTCAACCTTCCT AGTGAGCCCCGAGTCCGGCTGGTGATGGCTCAGCACATGATCAGGGATATACAGACCTTACTATCCCGGATGGAG TGTCGAGGGGGACCCCAAGCACAGCACAGTCAGCCGCCCCCACAGACGCCGACTATGGCCCCGGAGCCTGCAGCCTTGAGCTCTCCGACATCAGAAGCAGTCGAAAGCGAAGTGCCGCCTCGGGAGCCCATGGAGGCAGAAGAAGTGGAGGAGCgtgccccagcccagagcccagaactCACCCCTTCTGGCCCAGCCCCTGTGGGCCCGGCACCTGCCCCAGAGACAAATGCACCCAA CCATCCTTCCCCTGCGGAGTACGTCGAAGTGCTCCAGGAGCTCCAGCGGCTGGAGAGCCGCCTTCAGCCCTTCCTGCAGCGCTACTACGAGGTTCTGGGTGCCGCTGCCACCACGGACTACAACAACAAC CAAGAGGGCCGCGAAGAGGACCAGCGCTTGATCAACTTGGTGGGGGAGAGCCTGCGGCTGCTGGGCAACACCTTCGTGGCCCTTTCTGACCTGCGCTGCAATCTGGCCTGTGCGCCCCCACGACACCTGCACGTGGTCCGGCCCATGTCTCACTACACCACCCCCATGGTGCTTCAGCAGGCAGCCATCCCCATCCAG atcaACGTGGGCACCACTGTGACCATGACGGGGAACGGGACTCGGCCCCCCCCGGCTGCCAATGCGGAGGCAGCTCCCCCTGGTCCTGGGCAGGCCTCGTCCCTGGCTCCCACTTCTGCCACGGTTGAGTCCTCCACCGAGGGGGTTCCTCCGCCAGGGCCGGCTCCCCCCCCGACCACCAGCCACCCGAGGGTCATCCGGATTTCCCACCAGAGCGTGGAACCCGTGGTCATGATGCACATGAACATCCAAG ATTCTGGCACACAGCCCGGTGGAGTTCCGAGTGCTCCCACTGGCCCCCTAGGACCCCCTGGTCATGGCCAGACCCTGG GACAGCAGGTGCCAGGCTTCCCGACAGCTCCGACTCGGGTGGTGATCGCCCGGCCCACCCCTCCACAGGCTCGGCCTTCCCATCCTGGAGGGCCTCCTGTCTCGGGTACTCTA CAGGGCGCCGGGCTGGGCACCAATGCCTCTTTGGCCCAGATGGTGAGCGGCCTTGTGGGGCAGCTTCTGATGCAGCCCGTTCTGGTGG CTCAGGGGACCCCAGGAATGGCTCCACCTCCGGCCCCTGCCACTGCTTCAGCCAGTGCCGGCACCACCAACACAGCTACCACAGCCGGCCCCGCTCCCGGGGGGCCCGCCCAGCCTCCACCCCCTCAGCCCTCCGCGGCCGACCTGCAATTCTCTCAGCTCCTGGGGAACCTGCTGGGGCCGGCAGGGCCCGGGGCCGGAGGGCCTGGCATGGCTTCTCCCACCATCACCGTGGCGATGCCTGGCGTCCCCGCCTTTCTGCAGGGCATGACTGACTTTCTGCAG GCAACACAGACGGCGCCTCCGCCCCctccgccgcccccgcccccgcccccggcccccgagCAGCAGACCATGCCCCCACCGGGGTCCCCTTCTGGTGGCGCAGGGAGTCCTGGAGGCCTGGGTCTTGAGAGCCTTTCACCGGAGTTTTTTACCTCCGTGGTGCAGGGTGTGCTGAACTCCCTGCTGGGCTCCCTGGGGGCTCGGGCTGGCAGCAGCGAGAGTATCGCCGCTTTCATACAGCGCCTCAGTGGATCCAGCAACATCTTCGAGCCTGGAGCTGATGGGGCCCTCG GATTCTTTGGGGCTCTGCTCTCTCTTCTGTGCCAGAACTTTTCCATGGTGGACGTGGTGATGCTCCTTCACGGCCATTTCCAGCCACTGCAACGGCTCCAGCCCCAGCTGCGATCCTTTTTCCACCAGCACTACCTGGGCGGCCAAGAGCCCACACCTGGTAACATACGG ACGGCAACGCACACATTGATCACGGGGCTGGAAGAATATGTGCGGGAGAGTTTT TCTTTGGTGCAGGTTCAGCCCGGCGTGGACATCATCCGGACGAACCTGGAATTTCTCCAAGAGCAGTTCAACAGCATTGCTGCGCACGTGCTGCACTGCACAG ACAGTGGATTTGGGGCCCGTTTGTTGGAGTTGTGTAACCAGGGCCTGTTTGAATGCCTGGCCCTCAACCTGCACTGCTTGGGGGGACAGCAGATGGAACTTGCTGCAGTCATCAATGGCCGAATT CGTCGCATGTCTCGTGGGGTGAACCCGTCCTTGGTGAGCTGGCTGACCACTATGATGGGACTGAGGCTTCAGGTGGTTCTGGAGCACATGCCCGTGGGCCCTGATGCCATCCTCAGATACGTTCGCAGGGTCGGTGATCCCCCCCAG CCACTTCCTGAGGAGCCAATGGAAGTTCAGGGATCAGAGAGAACTTCCCCTGAGCCTCAG CGGGAGAATGCTTCCCCGGCCCCGGGCACGACGGCAGAAGAGGCCATGTCCCGAGGGCCACCTCCTCCCGAGGGCGGCGGCTCCCGTGAAGAACAGGATGGAGCTTCGGCTGAGACAGAGCCTTGGGCAGCTGCAGTCCCCCCA GAGTGGGTCCCGATTATCCAGCAGGATATTCAGAGCCAGCGGAAGGTGAAGCCGCAGCCCCCCCTGAGCGACGCCTACCTCAGTGGTATGCCCGCCAAGAGACGTAAG ACGATGCAGGGTGAGGGCCCCCAGCTGCTGCTCTCAGAGGCCGTGAGCCGGGCAGCTAAGGCAGCCGGAGCTCGGCCCCTGACGAGCCCCGAGAGCCTGAGCCGGGACCTGGAGGCACCAGAGGTTCAGGAGAGCTACAGGCAGCAG ctccgGGCTGATATACAAAAGCGACTGCAGGAAGACCCCAACTACAGCCCCCAGCGCTTCCCTAATGCCCACCGGGCCTTTGCTGACGATCCCTAG